A genome region from Danio aesculapii chromosome 2, fDanAes4.1, whole genome shotgun sequence includes the following:
- the insl5b gene encoding insulin-like 5b, with protein sequence MKVVLLAMLLVFAACADSAQAQKALRLCGREFFRAVVYTCGGSRWRRVQTEDPVNGYEIKADVESLTSAEMDRERREVYETLPSTCCKVGCRKSDLVRMC encoded by the exons ATGAAGGTGGTGCTGCTAGCAATGCTGTTGGTGTTTGCTGCATGTGCAGATTCGGCTCAGGCACAGAAAGCTCTCCGACTCTGTGGCCGTGAGTTTTTTCGGGCCGTCGTCTACACGTGTGGGGGCTCCAGATGGAGACGGGTCCAAACTGAAGACCCCGTAAATG GTTATGAAATCAAGGCTGATGTGGAGTCACTAACCTCTGCAGAAATGGATCGAGAAAGAAGAGAGGTGTACGAAACGCTGCCTTCCACCTGCTGTAAAGTGGGCTGTAGAAAAAGTGATCTAGTTCGCAtgtgctga